A genomic segment from Coleofasciculus chthonoplastes PCC 7420 encodes:
- a CDS encoding MerR family transcriptional regulator: MELTGATSNQLQYFERVNLIKPTRILKERRKRPDVYYSWTQLLEIKAICKLRQETSLQTIRKILDFLEEYQINKSLRDKQIVVIDGEAFWVKLDWSDFGRQISALKVADKHNKGVGQYTLIVVPALKDLEQEIWETAKQSKTIDIKSFTKRTAQTKKTA; this comes from the coding sequence ATGGAACTGACTGGAGCCACATCCAATCAGTTACAGTACTTTGAGCGTGTAAACCTCATTAAACCTACAAGAATTCTAAAGGAAAGACGAAAACGTCCAGATGTCTACTATAGTTGGACACAGCTACTTGAGATAAAAGCTATCTGCAAGCTCCGGCAAGAAACCTCACTCCAAACAATCAGGAAGATTCTGGACTTCCTTGAGGAGTACCAAATCAACAAGAGCCTTAGAGACAAGCAAATCGTTGTCATTGACGGAGAAGCCTTCTGGGTAAAACTAGACTGGTCAGATTTTGGCAGGCAAATATCAGCCCTCAAGGTTGCTGACAAGCACAACAAGGGTGTTGGTCAGTACACACTCATAGTGGTTCCTGCACTCAAAGACCTAGAACAAGAAATATGGGAAACCGCCAAACAGTCTAAAACCATCGATATAAAAAGCTTCACAAAAAGAACAGCACAAACAAAGAAGACTGCATAA